One Glutamicibacter halophytocola DNA segment encodes these proteins:
- a CDS encoding MDR family MFS transporter produces MSTSAPPLETEAKPAAAMKPAQVMLSISGLMAAMFTVLVSSTVIATPMPLIVADLHGTNTQYTWVLVAAFLSMTVTTPIWGKLSDIFNRKAMLQIALVIFVAGTVAAGFSSQIGGDTHEGAMSWLIGWRLVQSVGTGGLMALVQVVIADIISPRERGKYMGIMGAVMAVGQIGGPLLGGVIADNWGWEWCFFVCVPFAVGALILIQATLRIKHVKGTTKIDFLGSALIIAGISLLLIWISLGGKTPDSGGFAWDSSQSITMAAAAGVLIIATVLWELHVKEPIIPIRLFAQRTFALASIASVAVGVTMFGTSVFLSQYLQLARGFTPTHAGLQTLPMVLGSMFGAIIVGQLISRTGRWKKYVVGGGVVLSVGLYLMSRIDYDTPLWFVDLGMFLLGLGSGVLMQNLVLVTQNSLPPRMIGAGSGAIAFFRSLGGTIGVSVLGSVLGTQVADKMKDGLAKAVEEINKAAGAPQLLVDNPDCADSLKSLGSGTVPAVNDLCEPVRAVVESSYGQSIAFLFLLVVPLAIVTLICAIFLPNKPLSKKSASEQIEEELGGELSALEPAERGGRGYEELVATGAITLPSEDELSEARRQVRQARRMDERDLAEQVMRTRSVQPGTGANTDARQPGTEPTISQPLEAAEIDAHHESARVEFMVEELQTTLEKARAAHAQIEEQVGDVVQALKSYDQRLNVLGERVDDTERVQRELQLQARAERRAVSRMQGRHAAGAGNTEPEAADEPVAPSPAVEEASGGATEPNRNEQS; encoded by the coding sequence ATGTCAACTTCTGCACCGCCTTTAGAAACCGAGGCAAAACCTGCAGCCGCCATGAAGCCGGCGCAGGTAATGCTTTCCATCTCAGGCCTGATGGCCGCGATGTTCACCGTATTGGTGTCATCGACGGTGATCGCCACGCCAATGCCATTGATCGTTGCCGACCTCCACGGCACGAATACCCAGTACACCTGGGTGCTGGTTGCGGCTTTCCTTTCCATGACCGTCACCACCCCAATCTGGGGCAAGCTCTCCGATATCTTCAACCGCAAGGCGATGCTGCAAATCGCCTTGGTCATCTTCGTGGCCGGTACCGTAGCGGCTGGCTTCTCCAGCCAGATCGGCGGCGATACCCATGAGGGCGCAATGTCATGGCTGATCGGCTGGCGCCTGGTCCAGTCGGTTGGCACCGGTGGCCTGATGGCCCTGGTCCAGGTTGTGATCGCAGACATCATTTCGCCTCGCGAGCGTGGCAAGTACATGGGCATCATGGGTGCCGTGATGGCTGTTGGCCAGATTGGCGGCCCGCTGCTGGGTGGCGTTATTGCCGATAACTGGGGCTGGGAATGGTGCTTCTTCGTCTGCGTGCCTTTCGCCGTTGGCGCATTGATCCTCATCCAGGCCACCTTGCGCATCAAGCACGTGAAGGGCACCACGAAGATCGACTTCCTCGGCTCGGCACTGATCATTGCGGGCATCAGCCTGCTGCTGATTTGGATCAGCCTCGGCGGCAAGACCCCGGACTCCGGCGGATTTGCCTGGGACTCCTCGCAGAGCATCACCATGGCCGCCGCTGCCGGCGTGCTGATCATTGCCACCGTGCTCTGGGAACTGCACGTCAAGGAACCCATCATCCCGATCCGCCTTTTTGCCCAGCGCACTTTTGCGCTGGCATCCATCGCATCGGTCGCCGTGGGCGTCACCATGTTCGGCACCTCGGTCTTCCTGAGCCAGTACCTGCAGCTCGCCCGCGGGTTCACGCCCACTCACGCAGGCCTGCAGACCCTGCCAATGGTTCTTGGCTCCATGTTCGGTGCCATCATCGTCGGCCAGCTGATTTCGCGCACCGGCCGCTGGAAGAAGTATGTTGTCGGTGGCGGCGTGGTGCTCAGCGTTGGCCTGTACCTGATGTCGCGAATCGACTACGACACCCCGCTGTGGTTCGTTGACCTGGGCATGTTCCTGCTCGGTTTGGGCTCCGGCGTACTGATGCAGAACCTGGTGCTGGTCACGCAGAACTCGCTGCCGCCACGCATGATTGGTGCCGGCTCCGGTGCCATCGCCTTCTTCCGCAGCCTTGGCGGCACCATTGGCGTCTCCGTTCTGGGTTCCGTCTTGGGCACCCAGGTGGCTGACAAGATGAAGGACGGCCTGGCCAAGGCCGTCGAGGAAATCAACAAGGCAGCCGGTGCTCCGCAGCTCCTGGTTGATAATCCTGATTGTGCCGACAGCCTCAAGTCATTGGGCAGCGGTACCGTGCCCGCTGTGAATGACCTGTGCGAACCAGTGCGCGCCGTCGTGGAAAGCTCCTACGGCCAGTCCATCGCCTTCCTGTTCTTGCTGGTAGTCCCACTGGCGATCGTCACCTTGATCTGTGCCATCTTCCTCCCGAACAAGCCGCTGTCCAAGAAGTCAGCTTCGGAGCAGATCGAAGAGGAGCTGGGCGGAGAACTTTCCGCACTGGAGCCGGCTGAACGTGGCGGCCGCGGCTATGAGGAGCTCGTTGCCACCGGGGCCATCACTCTTCCATCAGAGGATGAACTGAGCGAGGCCCGTCGCCAGGTGCGCCAGGCTCGCCGGATGGATGAGCGCGATCTTGCCGAGCAGGTCATGCGCACCCGCAGTGTCCAGCCGGGTACTGGTGCCAACACCGATGCTCGCCAGCCAGGCACTGAGCCGACCATCTCCCAGCCGCTGGAGGCAGCGGAGATTGACGCCCATCACGAGTCCGCTCGCGTTGAATTCATGGTAGAAGAGCTCCAAACCACGCTGGAAAAGGCCCGTGCCGCCCATGCCCAGATAGAAGAGCAGGTCGGCGACGTCGTCCAGGCGTTGAAATCCTATGACCAGCGATTGAATGTTCTGGGGGAGCGCGTGGATGACACCGAGCGCGTTCAGCGAGAACTGCAGCTGCAGGCCCGCGCCGAGCGCCGTGCTGTCAGCAGGATGCAGGGGCGCCACGCTGCTGGGGCCGGCAACACCGAACCAGAAGCTGCTGACGAGCCTGTCGCGCCATCACCTGCAGTCGAGGAAGCATCAGGCGGTGCGACAGAGCCAAATCGGAATGAGCAGTCGTGA
- a CDS encoding FadR/GntR family transcriptional regulator, with protein MSATPMRRPLADEVAAKLQDGVAQGRWPVGERIPSEPELMAEFGISRGTLREAIKALARTGMFEVRRGDGTYVRATNEISGTAQRIYREHSDRDVLQVRFALDTQSARLAAHAADAHVVQLLRALLAQRDEAWKARDFQAWSQADWQFHLEVARASGVPLMHEIYEGFGDVFHGAKMVQRLADGFDGCLREGHETLVDAIEARDPEAAARTVIENLDYCMSWMP; from the coding sequence ATGAGTGCTACGCCGATGCGGCGGCCCCTGGCCGATGAAGTAGCCGCCAAGCTGCAAGACGGGGTAGCCCAGGGGCGCTGGCCGGTTGGCGAGCGCATTCCTTCCGAGCCCGAGCTGATGGCGGAGTTCGGCATTTCGCGCGGCACCCTGCGCGAAGCCATCAAGGCCTTGGCGCGCACCGGCATGTTCGAAGTCCGCCGGGGCGACGGGACCTACGTTCGGGCCACCAATGAGATCAGCGGCACCGCGCAGCGGATCTACCGCGAGCACTCGGACCGGGACGTGCTGCAGGTTCGTTTTGCCCTCGACACCCAATCGGCGAGGCTCGCCGCCCACGCAGCCGATGCGCACGTCGTCCAGCTTTTGCGCGCGCTCTTGGCGCAACGCGATGAAGCGTGGAAGGCTCGGGATTTCCAGGCCTGGTCGCAGGCCGATTGGCAGTTCCATCTGGAAGTGGCGCGCGCCTCCGGCGTCCCGCTGATGCATGAGATCTACGAGGGCTTCGGCGATGTTTTCCACGGTGCCAAGATGGTCCAGCGGCTTGCCGATGGGTTCGATGGCTGCCTGCGCGAGGGGCATGAAACGCTGGTCGACGCCATCGAAGCCCGAGACCCTGAAGCCGCGGCCAGAACAGTGATCGAGAATCTTGACTACTGCATGAGCTGGATGCCGTAG
- a CDS encoding MFS transporter, producing the protein MAGFTTTLKNPTYRQSSFSMLLFFASWGIWWSFFQIWLTSESAGLALNGAQVGTVYSVNSLATLVLMFAYGAIQDRLGIRKHLAVILASVTALVGPFCTWVYQPLLQSHFMTGVILGAIVLSIGFLAGVGLFEALTERFSRRFNFEYGQARMWGSFGYAVVALAAGFLFTINPALNFWIGSALGLIHLLLLVFSRTGEPPVIKKTAVEGILSPASTPTIRDMLRLFRLPSLWLIILFVMLSWTFYTVFDQQMFPDFYTGLFETPEIGQRVYGILNSVQVFLEAAMLGIVPLVMRRVGVRTSLLLGVSIMFIRILGCALVDDPIWVSAIKMLHAIETPLFILPVFRYFTLHFNPALSATLYMVGFQVSAQIGNVILSTPLGALHDRMGYQQTFITISVVVLFAGVYGFFALKKDDQQVDGDPFMRHSKAAVDA; encoded by the coding sequence ATGGCTGGCTTTACAACAACTCTGAAAAATCCCACTTACCGCCAAAGCTCATTCTCGATGCTCTTATTCTTCGCATCGTGGGGCATCTGGTGGTCCTTCTTCCAGATTTGGCTCACGAGCGAATCAGCTGGACTGGCTTTGAACGGCGCCCAAGTGGGTACCGTCTACTCGGTGAATTCACTGGCAACACTGGTTTTGATGTTTGCCTACGGAGCCATTCAGGACCGTCTAGGCATTAGAAAGCATCTGGCAGTCATTTTGGCTTCAGTGACCGCGCTGGTGGGTCCGTTCTGTACTTGGGTTTATCAGCCACTGCTGCAATCGCACTTCATGACTGGCGTTATTTTGGGTGCCATCGTGCTGTCGATTGGATTCCTTGCAGGTGTTGGCCTATTTGAAGCCTTGACCGAACGCTTCAGCCGTCGATTCAACTTCGAATACGGGCAGGCCCGCATGTGGGGATCCTTCGGCTACGCCGTCGTCGCGCTGGCCGCTGGCTTCCTTTTCACCATCAACCCGGCACTGAACTTCTGGATTGGTTCCGCTCTGGGCTTGATCCACCTCTTGTTGCTGGTCTTCTCCCGCACTGGTGAACCACCGGTGATCAAGAAGACTGCAGTTGAGGGAATCTTGTCTCCTGCTTCAACTCCGACGATTCGCGATATGCTCAGGCTCTTCCGGTTGCCGAGCCTCTGGCTGATCATTCTCTTTGTGATGCTGTCCTGGACTTTCTACACTGTCTTTGATCAGCAGATGTTCCCTGATTTCTACACCGGCCTCTTTGAAACTCCGGAGATTGGCCAGCGGGTCTACGGCATTCTGAACTCGGTCCAGGTCTTCCTGGAAGCCGCCATGTTAGGCATCGTGCCCCTCGTCATGCGCCGTGTTGGCGTTCGCACTTCATTGCTCCTGGGTGTTTCAATCATGTTCATCCGCATTCTCGGATGCGCCCTGGTTGATGATCCAATCTGGGTTTCGGCCATCAAGATGTTGCACGCCATCGAGACTCCGCTGTTCATCTTGCCCGTTTTCCGTTACTTCACCCTGCACTTCAACCCCGCTCTGTCGGCAACCCTGTATATGGTTGGGTTCCAAGTGTCGGCACAGATCGGCAACGTCATTCTCTCCACTCCCCTCGGCGCCCTTCATGACCGCATGGGATACCAGCAGACCTTCATCACGATCTCGGTCGTGGTTCTGTTTGCTGGCGTGTACGGATTCTTTGCCCTAAAGAAAGACGATCAACAGGTAGATGGTGACCCATTCATGCGGCACTCAAAAGCTGCGGTTGACGCATAA
- a CDS encoding MarR family winged helix-turn-helix transcriptional regulator → MNDANGAALDDIEAAFARLAPAVKERMAHNARKFHPELRGAGFSVLRAVLLCALRRPGEDLTVSDLVAGCHMDKSVVSRQLKDLKQWGLIQLERSQQDARVYLVSPTKFALDRFKEIKRSTRSEYWNIFAAWDPRDVSELASLLLRFSEQVEERFRD, encoded by the coding sequence GTGAACGACGCCAACGGTGCGGCGCTAGATGACATCGAAGCGGCATTCGCCAGGCTGGCTCCCGCGGTCAAGGAGCGCATGGCTCACAACGCCAGGAAGTTCCATCCGGAGCTGCGTGGCGCCGGGTTCTCGGTGTTGCGGGCAGTGCTGCTGTGCGCACTGCGCCGTCCCGGAGAGGACCTGACGGTTTCCGATTTGGTTGCTGGCTGCCACATGGATAAGTCGGTGGTCTCACGCCAGCTCAAGGACCTGAAACAATGGGGCCTGATTCAGCTGGAGCGTTCGCAGCAAGATGCGCGGGTGTATTTGGTCAGCCCGACCAAGTTCGCGCTCGATCGATTCAAGGAGATCAAGCGGTCCACGCGTTCCGAGTACTGGAACATCTTTGCAGCGTGGGATCCGCGAGATGTCTCGGAACTCGCATCGCTCCTCTTGCGTTTCTCTGAGCAAGTGGAAGAACGCTTCCGCGACTAG
- a CDS encoding carbohydrate kinase family protein has product MSRINVLGESLVDVVGDKAHPGGSPLNVAVGLARLGHEVQFYTEFGQDAYGNLIAEHLGQAGVHVAAGSVTERSTSVAQVEMDEHANAHYSFDIHQQIPSVPVAEGANLLHTGSIAAWIEPSGERIVDAFKNATDDALLSYDPNLRPDLVVDRDSALQRIELLMSLSHIVKLSDVDGQWLYPDLDAWEVLEHVANLGPALAVMTQGGDGCLALSSGQRFDVAASPTTLVDTIGAGDAFMSGLLFGVLDNPGLVEALHNDVAADSDEVEDALRHALTSAALTVAQAGANPPWIQDFSLAISK; this is encoded by the coding sequence ATGAGCCGCATCAACGTATTAGGCGAATCCCTCGTCGACGTTGTTGGCGATAAAGCTCATCCAGGCGGTTCTCCGCTGAATGTCGCTGTCGGACTGGCTCGGCTGGGCCACGAAGTTCAGTTCTATACCGAATTCGGACAAGACGCCTACGGCAATCTAATTGCTGAACACCTTGGGCAAGCTGGGGTGCATGTGGCCGCAGGCTCAGTGACTGAACGCTCCACGTCCGTGGCACAGGTGGAGATGGATGAGCATGCCAATGCGCACTACAGCTTTGATATCCACCAGCAGATCCCTTCGGTTCCAGTTGCTGAAGGCGCGAATCTGCTTCACACCGGTTCAATTGCGGCGTGGATTGAACCATCAGGCGAACGCATTGTTGACGCTTTCAAAAATGCAACGGACGATGCGCTACTAAGCTACGACCCAAACCTGCGCCCTGATCTTGTTGTGGATCGAGACTCAGCGCTACAACGTATCGAATTGCTCATGAGCTTGAGCCATATCGTGAAGCTCAGCGACGTCGATGGACAGTGGCTCTATCCAGATCTAGACGCATGGGAAGTTCTGGAGCACGTAGCTAATCTCGGTCCAGCTTTGGCAGTGATGACTCAAGGCGGAGACGGGTGCTTGGCTCTTTCGTCCGGTCAGCGGTTCGATGTTGCTGCTTCACCTACCACCCTGGTTGACACCATCGGTGCAGGCGACGCGTTCATGTCCGGGCTGCTCTTTGGGGTTCTGGACAACCCTGGATTAGTTGAAGCACTTCATAACGACGTGGCTGCCGACTCTGATGAGGTTGAAGATGCACTTCGTCATGCGTTAACCTCAGCTGCACTGACCGTGGCCCAAGCCGGAGCCAATCCCCCGTGGATTCAAGACTTCTCCCTCGCAATTTCCAAGTAA
- a CDS encoding CynX/NimT family MFS transporter codes for MSVNSTGPSNQPADQEALKPAWRANLLAVVAVILVGLNLRMGIASASPLFHDLQELMGYGTFVASLLPTIPVLCFAVAGAATSTVLRRTGLELGIALSLLMLAAGLALRMADSTWALLGGTVVGMCGLAVCNVAMPSFIRQYHGNRAASMTAAYTTTMSIGATLASSISVPLAAKAGSPTTALALWAIPAFMALLVFIPLAFSSKRATVSPGAHVSPWALLATRKGLLFTTVFGIQSLLVYTVVSWLPHILISRGLEPVAAGLMLGIVQGVSILAVLAVLWMASKPGLQRAAFVLTASCSVLGFTALLFLPVELSLLTSLLIGLGFGVFPLVMLMLSRSGGSAEETTALSTVAQSVGYLIAAIGPFALGIMQGALGSWTTGLVIILACAVVQLLFCYKLGGLRQDHESRHLVEVDAASEKGQA; via the coding sequence GTGAGTGTTAATTCAACTGGACCATCGAACCAGCCAGCAGATCAAGAAGCCCTGAAACCCGCATGGAGGGCGAATCTCCTCGCGGTCGTGGCCGTCATCCTTGTCGGCCTGAATCTGCGCATGGGAATTGCGTCGGCATCGCCGCTGTTCCACGACCTGCAGGAGCTGATGGGGTATGGGACCTTTGTTGCCTCGCTGCTGCCGACCATCCCGGTGTTGTGCTTTGCGGTGGCTGGGGCAGCGACCAGCACGGTGCTCCGGCGGACAGGCCTTGAGCTCGGAATCGCTCTTTCCTTGTTGATGCTTGCGGCCGGATTGGCGCTGCGCATGGCTGATTCAACGTGGGCCCTGCTGGGAGGAACGGTAGTAGGCATGTGCGGGCTGGCTGTTTGCAATGTCGCCATGCCCTCGTTCATCCGCCAATATCACGGGAACCGCGCGGCTTCGATGACAGCGGCCTACACGACAACCATGTCCATTGGCGCAACCCTGGCCTCATCGATCAGCGTCCCGCTGGCCGCCAAGGCAGGTTCGCCGACAACAGCTTTGGCCCTGTGGGCAATTCCGGCCTTCATGGCACTGCTGGTCTTCATACCGCTGGCATTCTCGAGCAAGCGGGCCACCGTCTCACCGGGTGCTCACGTCTCTCCCTGGGCCCTGCTGGCTACGCGCAAGGGCCTGCTCTTCACCACGGTGTTCGGCATCCAGTCCTTGCTGGTCTACACGGTGGTCAGCTGGTTGCCCCACATCCTGATATCGAGGGGGCTGGAACCGGTCGCCGCGGGCTTGATGCTGGGAATCGTTCAGGGCGTCAGCATTCTTGCCGTCCTGGCGGTGCTCTGGATGGCTTCGAAGCCGGGGCTGCAACGCGCCGCTTTCGTATTGACTGCCAGTTGCTCAGTGCTGGGCTTCACTGCCTTGCTGTTCTTGCCGGTGGAATTGTCGTTGTTGACCTCGCTTCTGATCGGCCTTGGATTCGGCGTGTTCCCGCTGGTCATGCTCATGCTCAGCCGCAGCGGGGGCAGCGCAGAAGAAACCACGGCGCTATCCACCGTGGCGCAATCCGTTGGCTACCTGATTGCCGCTATCGGCCCCTTTGCACTGGGGATCATGCAAGGCGCCCTGGGGTCATGGACGACCGGTTTGGTGATCATCCTGGCCTGCGCAGTGGTGCAGCTGCTGTTCTGCTACAAGCTCGGGGGCCTTCGACAGGATCATGAATCACGGCACCTCGTTGAGGTGGATGCGGCATCCGAGAAGGGGCAGGCATGA
- a CDS encoding fumarylacetoacetate hydrolase family protein: protein MPEAVYRIARVRPKDSEPAANAEQFFVRNDAADFDSAEGRMWKVIASPFTGSRSNQNSPARPGWHIDDLVAEEQFDLLSPCNPTNIFGMAHNTGAPGRAVPPQAFHKAASSVVGPLDAIKLDDSGARVDPEAELAIVIGRPAKNLTLENAREAVLGVTIGNDVTDRDAQRADELWISAKSPDTFTPVGPWIVAGLDDSDLEVGIVHNGEALATSTTQNLGWGVEEILVYLSGFMTLQPGDLVLTGFPAKSRPIAAGDDVICKIQGIGELKNPVVQAS from the coding sequence ATGCCTGAAGCCGTTTACCGAATCGCGCGCGTTCGCCCCAAAGACAGTGAACCAGCAGCAAACGCCGAACAATTTTTCGTCCGCAATGACGCTGCCGATTTCGATTCTGCGGAAGGCCGCATGTGGAAAGTCATCGCTTCACCGTTTACTGGCTCGCGATCGAATCAGAATAGCCCTGCACGGCCAGGCTGGCACATCGATGACCTGGTAGCCGAAGAGCAGTTTGATCTCCTATCCCCCTGCAACCCAACGAACATTTTCGGGATGGCGCACAACACCGGGGCACCAGGCCGCGCCGTGCCGCCACAAGCCTTCCACAAGGCCGCCAGCTCGGTCGTGGGCCCCTTGGACGCCATAAAGTTGGATGATAGCGGTGCGCGCGTTGATCCGGAAGCAGAGTTGGCAATCGTCATTGGCCGGCCCGCCAAGAACCTCACGCTGGAAAATGCCCGTGAAGCTGTTCTCGGTGTAACCATCGGCAATGACGTAACGGACCGTGACGCCCAAAGGGCTGATGAGCTGTGGATCAGCGCCAAGAGCCCTGATACCTTCACTCCGGTGGGCCCGTGGATTGTTGCCGGCTTGGATGACAGCGATCTGGAAGTCGGCATCGTGCACAATGGCGAAGCTCTTGCAACCTCGACCACTCAGAATCTCGGGTGGGGCGTTGAAGAGATCCTGGTCTACCTCAGCGGATTCATGACCCTGCAACCGGGCGATCTCGTCTTGACCGGTTTCCCTGCCAAGTCCCGGCCAATTGCCGCCGGCGATGACGTCATTTGCAAGATCCAGGGCATCGGGGAACTGAAGAATCCAGTAGTTCAGGCCAGCTGA
- a CDS encoding LacI family DNA-binding transcriptional regulator: MESHKAKRVTLADVAEASGMSKAAVSMILNNKPGSRLSAEATERVRGVAKELGYRPNAAAQSLRSGKTRTLGFISDQVTVTRFASEMITGILRAAESREHTVLIAETFGKPEQMAEAIKQMAHRDVDGLILGFMDSRQRDLKIPQTGLPTVLVNGIDDSPCTAVLPNENESGAKAVRHIVESGARSVAVIGELGSAEKDPRTYPSITRRFDSLRRSLSEANLEVLGHWVLDDWNPTDGYQATTQMLSEGYKPEAIICANDRVAMGVFQALAEKGLTPGADLSVLSFDDEIIASYLRPQLSSIRLPYEEMGALAVDLLLEGSLEPGEHQIDMPLIERDSMRNH; the protein is encoded by the coding sequence GTGGAATCGCACAAAGCAAAACGGGTCACACTAGCCGATGTGGCAGAAGCCTCGGGCATGTCCAAAGCGGCAGTCAGCATGATTCTGAATAACAAGCCGGGATCGCGGCTGTCAGCTGAGGCAACTGAACGAGTCCGCGGGGTGGCAAAGGAACTGGGTTACCGTCCAAATGCTGCGGCCCAATCATTGCGCAGTGGCAAGACGCGCACACTTGGCTTTATTTCCGACCAAGTGACGGTCACCCGCTTCGCTTCGGAAATGATCACTGGCATCCTGCGTGCGGCGGAAAGTCGAGAGCATACGGTGCTCATTGCTGAGACCTTTGGCAAACCTGAGCAAATGGCTGAAGCCATAAAGCAGATGGCACACCGAGATGTGGACGGGCTCATTCTTGGATTCATGGATTCCCGACAGCGAGATTTGAAGATTCCCCAGACTGGATTACCCACCGTTCTGGTCAACGGCATTGATGACAGCCCCTGCACCGCGGTTCTTCCCAATGAAAATGAATCCGGCGCTAAAGCGGTGCGGCATATCGTTGAATCCGGTGCTCGCAGCGTCGCAGTCATCGGCGAGCTGGGAAGCGCTGAAAAAGATCCCAGGACGTATCCCAGCATCACGCGCCGCTTTGACTCTCTGCGAAGGTCCTTGTCTGAAGCGAACCTGGAAGTTCTCGGTCACTGGGTGCTCGACGACTGGAACCCCACTGACGGGTACCAAGCCACTACGCAGATGCTTTCCGAGGGGTACAAGCCCGAAGCGATAATTTGTGCCAACGACCGTGTGGCCATGGGCGTCTTCCAAGCGCTCGCCGAAAAGGGCTTGACTCCGGGAGCGGATCTGTCGGTCCTCTCCTTCGATGATGAGATCATTGCCAGCTACTTGCGACCGCAGCTGAGCTCTATCCGGCTTCCCTATGAGGAAATGGGTGCCCTTGCTGTCGATTTGCTGCTGGAGGGAAGCCTGGAGCCTGGCGAGCACCAGATTGATATGCCGCTCATTGAACGCGACTCCATGAGGAATCATTGA
- a CDS encoding glycoside hydrolase family 32 protein, whose amino-acid sequence MPKTQLVAVKRPQLHFTAKKNWINDPNGLFFDGKQYHLYFQHNPNGVGHGYMSWGHAVSTDLVNWEELPIAILHGDVADIFSGSIVVDHENTSGFGDGTVPPVIAIYTAAAKDESNQSQAIAYSLDGGETFTKYEQNPVLDRGSKDFRDPKVIRYESEQGSYWVMVAVEAIERRVLVYRSENLKDWTELSSFGPQSAIAGIWECPDLFQLPVAGTDQLKWVLIVSLNPGGVAGGSGTQYFIGEFDGTSFTPDHDQQVRDSFEYESLKQGNWLDWGRDFYAGVSFHGLPADQQTVIAWMSNWDYARELPHDGWRGSMSTARRLDLVKNSDGKLEIRQCILGLPASEVAASVTPAGEGRIELGSPALLELAVGGDANGSAALSLFRADDTLISELTIESEFVQHRRETGKVDHELYASNQRMPLPADTGELTVQVLVDHGSVEILAANGLRSLTDQLTGEEAPAYATLRVATGASVTFKVLPLSDKSVELNA is encoded by the coding sequence TTGCCCAAAACTCAGCTGGTCGCAGTGAAGCGACCACAACTGCACTTCACTGCGAAGAAAAACTGGATCAATGATCCCAACGGATTGTTCTTTGATGGAAAGCAGTACCACCTGTACTTCCAGCACAATCCCAATGGCGTTGGCCACGGCTACATGTCGTGGGGCCACGCGGTGAGCACCGATCTGGTGAACTGGGAAGAATTGCCCATCGCCATCCTGCATGGCGATGTCGCTGACATCTTCTCGGGGTCCATCGTGGTGGACCACGAAAACACCAGCGGCTTCGGCGACGGCACAGTTCCACCGGTTATTGCCATCTACACCGCAGCGGCCAAGGACGAATCCAACCAGTCCCAGGCCATCGCCTACTCGCTAGATGGCGGGGAAACCTTTACCAAGTACGAGCAGAACCCAGTGCTTGACCGTGGTTCCAAGGACTTCCGTGATCCCAAGGTCATCCGCTACGAATCCGAGCAGGGTTCCTACTGGGTCATGGTTGCTGTTGAAGCCATCGAACGTCGAGTGCTGGTCTATCGTTCCGAGAACCTCAAGGACTGGACCGAGCTCTCCAGCTTTGGTCCTCAGTCCGCCATCGCAGGAATCTGGGAATGCCCAGACCTCTTCCAACTGCCAGTAGCCGGCACCGACCAGCTCAAGTGGGTACTGATTGTTTCACTGAACCCAGGAGGCGTTGCCGGCGGCTCTGGTACCCAGTACTTCATTGGAGAATTCGATGGCACCTCCTTCACCCCTGATCATGATCAACAAGTCCGGGATAGCTTCGAATACGAATCCTTGAAGCAAGGCAACTGGCTGGATTGGGGCCGCGACTTCTATGCCGGCGTCAGCTTCCACGGCCTGCCAGCAGACCAGCAGACTGTAATTGCCTGGATGAGCAACTGGGATTACGCCCGGGAACTCCCCCACGATGGATGGCGCGGATCCATGAGCACCGCCCGTCGCCTCGACCTCGTAAAGAATTCTGACGGAAAGCTTGAGATTCGCCAGTGCATTCTTGGACTGCCGGCAAGCGAAGTTGCTGCTTCTGTTACTCCAGCTGGCGAAGGCCGTATCGAGCTAGGCTCCCCTGCCCTGCTTGAGTTGGCTGTTGGCGGCGACGCGAATGGATCAGCGGCCCTTTCCCTGTTCCGTGCTGATGACACACTTATCAGTGAACTCACCATTGAATCCGAATTTGTTCAGCACCGCCGCGAAACAGGCAAAGTGGATCACGAGCTCTACGCCTCCAACCAGCGCATGCCGTTGCCAGCAGATACGGGTGAACTAACTGTGCAAGTTTTGGTGGACCACGGATCTGTAGAAATCCTTGCGGCTAATGGCCTGCGTTCCCTGACGGATCAGCTGACCGGTGAAGAAGCACCAGCCTATGCGACGCTGCGCGTAGCAACCGGAGCGAGTGTGACTTTCAAAGTCCTGCCACTCTCGGATAAGTCAGTGGAGCTCAACGCATGA